Proteins encoded within one genomic window of Camelina sativa cultivar DH55 chromosome 19, Cs, whole genome shotgun sequence:
- the LOC104764880 gene encoding laccase-22-like isoform X2, which translates to MATSCARILLLLVFLSLQYLAEANIRRYKFNVVMKNMTKLCSTKPIVTINGKFPGPTLYAREDDNVIVNLTNNVNYNVTIHWHGVKQLRTGWSDGPAYITQCPVQPGGTFVYNFTLTGQRGTLLWHAHISWLRATVHGAIVILPKRGVPYPFPRPHTERIIVFGEWWNSDVEAVISQSTQSGLPPNISDAHTINGLTGQVPGCKSRGYTLHVETGKKYLLRIINAAVNDELFFKIAGHNLTVVEVDATYIKPFDTETLFLGPGQTTNAILTANHPQGNFLMTISPFMDTVVPVNNVTATAFLRYKDTRTQALKSSKIPPIPPVNATSIALGFSDSLRSLNSPDYPTNVPLKVDHSLFFAIGVGVNPCATCINGTKTIADINNVSFVMPTVAMLQAHYFNKSEGVFTDDFPGKPSTPFNYTGGLSNLRTENGTKVYRLEFNATVQVIIQGTSVIAPESHPTHLHGSNFFVIGKGLGNFDPLKDTKKFNLVDPVERNTVSVPTAGWTAIRFIADNPGVWFFHCHLEVHTSWGLKMAFLVEDGNGSNEKLPPPPSDLPIC; encoded by the exons ATGGCTACTTCTTGTGCtagaattcttcttcttcttgtgtttctCTCTCTGCAATATCTAGCTGAGGCAAACATTCGTCGCTACAAATTCAAT GTAGTGATGAAAAATATGACCAAGCTCTGTTCAACGAAACCAATAGTTACTATTAATGGGAAGTTCCCAGGACCAACTCTTTATGCGAGAGAAGACGATAACGTGATCGTAAACCTAACCAATAACGTCAACTACAATGTCACTATCCACTG GCATGGTGTGAAACAGCTGAGGACAGGATGGTCTGATGGACCAGCCTATATAACACAATGTCCGGTCCAACCGGGAGGAACTTTTGTCTACAATTTCACGCTCACGGGCCAACGAGGAACGCTTCTATGGCACGCCCATATCTCGTGGCTTAGAGCGACGGTTCACGGTGCTATTGTCATTCTTCCAAAACGCGGTGTACCTTACCCGTTCCCTCGGCCTCATACCGAGAGAATCATCGTTTTCG GTGAATGGTGGAACTCAGATGTTGAAGCTGTGATTAGTCAATCGACACAATCCGGTTTGCCACCAAATATCTCAGATGCTCACACCATTAACGGACTTACCGGTCAAGTCCCTGGTTGCAAGTCTCGTG GTTACACTTTACATGTCGAAACCGGGAAGAAATATCTCTTAAGGATCATCAACGCTGCAGTCAACGACGAACTTTTTTTCAAGATCGCAGGACACAACTTAACCGTCGTTGAAGTCGACGCAACCTACATTAAACCGTTTGACACCGAAACGCTTTTCTTAGGTCCGGGCCAAACAACAAACGCAATCTTGACCGCTAATCATCCCCAAGGCAACTTCTTAATGACCATTTCTCCCTTTATGGACACCGTTGTCCCTGTTAATAACGTTACCGCAACCGCTTTTTTGCGGTACAAAGACACACGGACACAAGCCTTGAAAAGTTCCAAGATCCCACCA ATCCCACCAGTAAACGCTACAAGCATTGCCCTAGGCTTCTCGGACTCTCTAAGAAGCTTAAACTCGCCAGATTATCCAACCAACGTTCCGTTAAAGGTCGATCACTCGCTGTTCTTTGCGATAGGAGTTGGCGTAAACCCGTGTGCCACGTGTATTAACGGAACCAAAACCATTGCGGACATCAACAATGTTAGCTTTGTGATGCCAACAGTGGCTATGCTTCAAGCACATTATTTCAATAAAAGTGAAGGCGTTTTCACCGATGATTTTCCAGGAAAACCCTCGACGCCGTTTAATTACACGGGCGGTTTGAGTAATCTTCGGACAGAGAACGGAACAAAAGTCTATAGACTTGAGTTTAACGCAACGGTACAAGTTATAATCCAAGGGACAAGTGTTATAGCACCAGAGAGTCATCCTACGCATCTCCATGGATCAAATTTCTTCGTGATTGGTAAAGGATTGGGGAACTTCGATCCGTTAAAGGATACTAAGAAGTTTAATCTTGTTGATCCGGTTGAGAGGAACACTGTTAGTGTCCCTACCGCAGGATGGACAGCGATAAGGTTTATAGCAGACAATCCAG GTGTTTGGTTCTTTCATTGTCACTTGGAAGTGCACACTTCTTGGGGACTAAAAATGGCGTTTCTTGTGGAAGACGGCAATGGTTCTAACGAAAAACTTCCGCCGCCTCCAAGTGATCTTCCCATATGTTAA
- the LOC104767449 gene encoding serine/threonine-protein kinase PAK 1-like, with protein sequence MILEGLVSIHSHGYVHCDLKPENILVFPRTCGCNVSYELKISDFGMSTKVGEDSEFWEYDSPYLGTSLYMSPESVQNGIAEEALDLWSLGCIVLEMYTGEPPWLLEDSKKLLSLLLNGNAPEIPESLPWDARQFLQTCFASDPLERGSASELLKHKFLHNVSDQKKVRVTGAGDKRESVVVLKSKKVLKVKIIPPKPPQFKNRPLRLKIIPPKPPGFNLVPVQ encoded by the coding sequence ATGATCCTTGAAGGACTTGTCTCTATCCATAGTCACGGTTACGTTCACTGCGATCTAAAACCTGAAAACATTCTCGTGTTTCCTCGTACTTGTGGGTGCAACGTTTCATACGAATTGAAGATTTCGGATTTTGGAATGTCGACAAAAGTTGGAGAAGACTCCGAGTTTTGGGAATATGATTCTCCGTATTTGGGAACGTCTCTTTACATGTCGCCAGAATCTGTTCAAAACGGGATCGCGGAGGAAGCCCTAGATTTGTGGTCATTAGGTTGTATCGTGTTGGAGATGTATACCGGAGAACCGCCATGGCTGTTGGAAGATTCTAAGAAGcttttatctcttttgttgAATGGGAATGCACCAGAGATACCAGAGTCTCTTCCTTGGGACGCAAGGCAGTTTTTACAAACATGTTTCGCAAGTGATCCTTTGGAAAGAGGAAGCGCTTCGGAGCTTTTGAAGCATAAGTTTCTACATAATGTTTCCGATCAGAAGAAGGTGAGGGTTACCGGCGCCGGAGATAAAAGAGAGTCGGTGGTGGTGTTGAAGTCGAAGAAGGTCCTAAAAGTGAAGATTATCCCGCCAAAGCCACCACAGTTTAAGAATAGACCTTTGAGGTTGAAGATAATACCTCCCAAACCCCCAGGATTCAATCTTGTTCCGGTACAGTAG
- the LOC104764880 gene encoding laccase-22-like isoform X1 → MATSCARILLLLVFLSLQYLAEANIRRYKFNVVMKNMTKLCSTKPIVTINGKFPGPTLYAREDDNVIVNLTNNVNYNVTIHWHGVKQLRTGWSDGPAYITQCPVQPGGTFVYNFTLTGQRGTLLWHAHISWLRATVHGAIVILPKRGVPYPFPRPHTERIIVFGEWWNSDVEAVISQSTQSGLPPNISDAHTINGLTGQVPGCKSRGYTLHVETGKKYLLRIINAAVNDELFFKIAGHNLTVVEVDATYIKPFDTETLFLGPGQTTNAILTANHPQGNFLMTISPFMDTVVPVNNVTATAFLRYKDTRTQALKSSKIPPVNATSIALGFSDSLRSLNSPDYPTNVPLKVDHSLFFAIGVGVNPCATCINGTKTIADINNVSFVMPTVAMLQAHYFNKSEGVFTDDFPGKPSTPFNYTGGLSNLRTENGTKVYRLEFNATVQVIIQGTSVIAPESHPTHLHGSNFFVIGKGLGNFDPLKDTKKFNLVDPVERNTVSVPTAGWTAIRFIADNPGVWFFHCHLEVHTSWGLKMAFLVEDGNGSNEKLPPPPSDLPIC, encoded by the exons ATGGCTACTTCTTGTGCtagaattcttcttcttcttgtgtttctCTCTCTGCAATATCTAGCTGAGGCAAACATTCGTCGCTACAAATTCAAT GTAGTGATGAAAAATATGACCAAGCTCTGTTCAACGAAACCAATAGTTACTATTAATGGGAAGTTCCCAGGACCAACTCTTTATGCGAGAGAAGACGATAACGTGATCGTAAACCTAACCAATAACGTCAACTACAATGTCACTATCCACTG GCATGGTGTGAAACAGCTGAGGACAGGATGGTCTGATGGACCAGCCTATATAACACAATGTCCGGTCCAACCGGGAGGAACTTTTGTCTACAATTTCACGCTCACGGGCCAACGAGGAACGCTTCTATGGCACGCCCATATCTCGTGGCTTAGAGCGACGGTTCACGGTGCTATTGTCATTCTTCCAAAACGCGGTGTACCTTACCCGTTCCCTCGGCCTCATACCGAGAGAATCATCGTTTTCG GTGAATGGTGGAACTCAGATGTTGAAGCTGTGATTAGTCAATCGACACAATCCGGTTTGCCACCAAATATCTCAGATGCTCACACCATTAACGGACTTACCGGTCAAGTCCCTGGTTGCAAGTCTCGTG GTTACACTTTACATGTCGAAACCGGGAAGAAATATCTCTTAAGGATCATCAACGCTGCAGTCAACGACGAACTTTTTTTCAAGATCGCAGGACACAACTTAACCGTCGTTGAAGTCGACGCAACCTACATTAAACCGTTTGACACCGAAACGCTTTTCTTAGGTCCGGGC CAAACAACAAACGCAATCTTGACCGCTAATCATCCCCAAGGCAACTTCTTAATGACCATTTCTCCCTTTATGGACACCGTTGTCCCTGTTAATAACGTTACCGCAACCGCTTTTTTGCGGTACAAAGACACACGGACACAAGCCTTGAAAAGTTCCAAGATCCCACCAGTAAACGCTACAAGCATTGCCCTAGGCTTCTCGGACTCTCTAAGAAGCTTAAACTCGCCAGATTATCCAACCAACGTTCCGTTAAAGGTCGATCACTCGCTGTTCTTTGCGATAGGAGTTGGCGTAAACCCGTGTGCCACGTGTATTAACGGAACCAAAACCATTGCGGACATCAACAATGTTAGCTTTGTGATGCCAACAGTGGCTATGCTTCAAGCACATTATTTCAATAAAAGTGAAGGCGTTTTCACCGATGATTTTCCAGGAAAACCCTCGACGCCGTTTAATTACACGGGCGGTTTGAGTAATCTTCGGACAGAGAACGGAACAAAAGTCTATAGACTTGAGTTTAACGCAACGGTACAAGTTATAATCCAAGGGACAAGTGTTATAGCACCAGAGAGTCATCCTACGCATCTCCATGGATCAAATTTCTTCGTGATTGGTAAAGGATTGGGGAACTTCGATCCGTTAAAGGATACTAAGAAGTTTAATCTTGTTGATCCGGTTGAGAGGAACACTGTTAGTGTCCCTACCGCAGGATGGACAGCGATAAGGTTTATAGCAGACAATCCAG GTGTTTGGTTCTTTCATTGTCACTTGGAAGTGCACACTTCTTGGGGACTAAAAATGGCGTTTCTTGTGGAAGACGGCAATGGTTCTAACGAAAAACTTCCGCCGCCTCCAAGTGATCTTCCCATATGTTAA
- the LOC104764883 gene encoding glycerol-3-phosphate acyltransferase 5-like has protein sequence MVMNRSSTTPYSVVSEFEGTLLKNKDSFSYFMLLAFDSSGLIRFTFLLFLCPVIKLLDVFGYNDVSLKLMIFIATVGLSEGEIEAVARTVLPKFYMDDVSMDTWTVFSSCKKRVVVTRMPRVMVERFAKEYLKADKVIGTELIVNTFGYVTGFIRETDIDQSTLKRVAELFIDRRPHLGLGRASVTASTTFLSLCEIRAPVPEKIVNYHNQQLELQPVIFHDGRLVKRPTPATALLILLWIPFGIVLAPIRILAGSVLPLWIRSYALRILGCQVIVKGKPPQPRGPGNSGVLFVCNHRTLMDPVVISTVLGRSVMAVVYSLSRFCNLFSPIPIVRIQRIRDVDAKTIKLELSKGDLVICPEGTTCRQPFLLRFSALFSELTDMIVPVAVNCRVGFFHANTVRGWRCMDMIFFLMNPRPGYEVTFLNKLPMEDTCLSGKRSPYDVANHVQKILADTLGFECTSLTRKDKYKVLTGKDGTVSYVSFQDQAKKIIKTYNPFSYWIKC, from the exons ATGGTGATGAACAGATCGAGTACGACGCCTTATTCGGTGGTGTCGGAGTTTGAAGGAACATTACTGAAAAACAAAGATTCATTCTCTTACTTCATGCTCCTTGCCTTTGACTCATCTGGTCTGATTCGTTTCACCTTCTTGCTGTTTCTCTGTCCCGTCATCAAACTCCTTGACGTTTTCGGCTACAATGACGTCTCTCTCAAGCTCATGATTTTCATAGCCACGGTTGGTCTAAGCGAAGGGGAGATCGAAGCGGTGGCTAGAACCGTCTTGCCAAAGTTCTACATGGATGATGTAAGCATGGACACGTGGACGGTATTCAGCTCGTGTAAGAAGAGGGTCGTGGTGACGAGGATGCCTAGAGTTATGGTGGAAAGGTTCGCGAAGGAGTATCTTAAAGCAGATAAGGTCATCGGTACGGAGCTGATCGTGAACACGTTCGGTTATGTCACCGGTTTTATACGTGAAACCGATATCGATCAGTCTACTTTGAAGCGTGTTGCTGAATTATTTATTGACCGGAGGCCTCATCTAGGTCTTGGAAGAGCCTCTGTTACGGCTTCTACGACTTTCTTATCGTTATGTGAG ATTCGTGCACCGGTTCCGGAGAAGATTGTCAACTACCATAACCAACAACTTGAGCTGCAGCCGGTGATTTTTCACGACGGACGCCTTGTGAAGCGGCCAACACCAGCCACAGCTCTCCTCATACTCCTCTGGATCCCATTTGGAATTGTTCTTGCTCCCATCAGGATCCTTGCCGGGTCCGTCCTCCCATTGTGGATCAGAAGTTACGCCCTGAGGATATTAGGCTGCCAAGTCATCGTCAAGGGAAAGCCTCCTCAGCCACGAGGACCCGGAAACTCTGGCGTTCTCTTTGTATGTAATCATAGAACGCTAATGGATCCAGTTGTAATATCCACCGTGTTGGGACGCAGCGTCATGGCTGTTGTATACTCCCTTTCGCGGTTTTGCAACCTCTTCTCTCCGATCCCCATCGTGCGAATACAAAGAATCCGAGACGTCGACGCCAAAACGATCAAACTAGAGCTGTCGAAAGGAGACCTAGTGATTTGCCCCGAGGGAACAACTTGTCGTCAACCGTTTTTGTTAAGATTCAGCGCGCTTTTTTCTGAGCTAACGGACATGATCGTTCCTGTGGCGGTAAACTGTAGGGTTGGATTCTTCCATGCCAACACCGTGAGAGGCTGGAGATGTATGGACATGATATTCTTCTTGATGAACCCGAGACCTGGTTACGAAGTGACGTTCCTGAACAAGCTACCAATGGAGGACACATGTTTATCGGGGAAAAGGTCACCGTATGATGTGGCGAACCATGTTCAGAAAATCTTGGCAGACACGTTAGGGTTCGAGTGCACTAGCTTAACGAGGAAGGATAAGTATAAGGTTCTCACTGGAAAGGACGGGACAGTGTCGTATGTGTCGTTTCAGGATCAAGCTAAGAAGATCATTAAAACTTACAATCCTTTTTCCTACTGGATAAAATGTTAA
- the LOC104764881 gene encoding L10-interacting MYB domain-containing protein-like, whose amino-acid sequence MKATWEPEYHRVFVDLCLEQKMLGNQPGTQHILKPFQQRTGARFTRKQLKNHWDTMIKQWKIWCRLVQCSDMKWDPVTNMFGASDQDWSNYLQVNPEAGQYRLNPPLFLKKLEVIFEDSNFDDEVTPGWKRKRVCKHRGEEYDTGDDDEEEEEREDKQSASNFTSPQSKGYWSPSSHELFVDLLFQEALKGNRPDSHYPKETWKMMLETINHNTGKSFTRPQLKNHWDCTRKGWKIWCQVIGDPMMKWDADTRTFGATDEDWKSYLKVNHRAAVFRRKHILHADKLATIFKGLIEPGKAYFRHYRRRVGDNHHHPESPQLHDPTPLSTLYTNEPVTVSEDRADNDDDDDDDDEPTLQDMRFDGVGFAESRLQDVEIVTPGSHRFSTELSEKIPVNVSVKKYEYTIGECIECLDNMEEVEQGSDLYMFALDLFPTKEYREIFLHLKNSSLRLSWLLRRQSGGLTITA is encoded by the exons ATGAAAGCCACGTGGGAACCCGAGTACCACAGAGTCTTTGTGGACTTATGCCTCGAGCAAAAGATGTTAGGGAACCAACCTGGAACGCAGCATATACTGAAACCTTTCCAGCAAAGGACTGGGGCGAGGTTCACTAGAAAACAACTTAAGAATCATTGGGATACAATGATCAAGCAGTGGAAGATATGGTGTAGACTTGTTCAATGCAGTGATATGAAATGGGATCCGGTTACAaacatgtttggtgctagtgaTCAAGATTGGTCCAACTATTTACAG GTGAATCCTGAGGCTGGACAGTATAGGTTGAATCCTCCATTGTTCCTCAAGAAACTAGAGGTTATCTTTGAAGATAGTAACTTTGATGATGAAGTTACTCCAGGTTGGAAAAGGAAGCGAGTATGCAAGCATCGTGGTGAAGAATATGATactggagatgatgatgaagaagaagaagaaagagaagataaaCAAAGCGCGTCTAATTTCACGAGTCCTCAGTCAAAAGGATATTGGTCACCGTCCTCACATGAGCtgtttgttgatttgttgttccAAGAGGCTTTAAAAGGAAACAGACCTGACTCACATTATCCAAAAGAAACTTGGAAAATGATGCTTGAGACTATCAATCATAATACAGGTAAAAGCTTCACAAGACCACAGCTTAAAAACCACTGGGATTGTACTAGGAAAGGTTGGAAGATTTGGTGTCAAGTGATTGGTGATCCCATGATGAAATGGGATGCAGATACCAGAACATTTGGTGCTACTGATGAAGACTGGAAAAGCTACTTAAAGGTAAATCATAGAGCTGCAGTATTCAGACGGAAACATATTCTTCACGCTGATAAACTAGCAACCATCTTCAAAGGACTTATAGAACCTGGAAAAGCATATTTTCGTCATTATCGTAGGAGAGTGGGTGATAACCATCATCATCCTGAATCACCGCAGTTACATGACCCGACTCCATTATCAACACTCTACACAAACGAGCCAGTCACAGTAAGTGAAGACAGAgctgataatgatgatgatgatgatgatgatgatgagcctACTCTGCAGGACATGAGATTTGACGGTGTTGGTTTTGCAGAGTCTCGGTTACAAGATGTTGAAATTGTAACTCCGGGTTCTCACAGGTTCAGTACAGAGCTGTCTGAGAAGATTCCAGTGAATGTATCGGTCAAGAAGTACGAGTATACCATTGGGGAATGCATTGAGTGTTTGGACAACATGGAAGAGGTTGAGCAAGGTAGTGATCTTTACATGTTTGCCTTGGATTTGTTTCCGACAAAAGAGTACAGAGAGATCTTCTTACATTTGAAGAACTCAAGTTTGAGATTGTCTTGGCTGCTTAGACGTCAATCTGGTGGCCTTACCATTACTGCCTAA
- the LOC104764880 gene encoding laccase-22-like isoform X3 yields MATSCARILLLLVFLSLQYLAEANIRRYKFNVVMKNMTKLCSTKPIVTINGKFPGPTLYAREDDNVIVNLTNNVNYNVTIHWHGVKQLRTGWSDGPAYITQCPVQPGGTFVYNFTLTGQRGTLLWHAHISWLRATVHGAIVILPKRGVPYPFPRPHTERIIVFGEWWNSDVEAVISQSTQSGLPPNISDAHTINGLTGQVPGCKSRGYTLHVETGKKYLLRIINAAVNDELFFKIAGHNLTVVEVDATYIKPFDTETLFLGPGQTTNAILTANHPQGNFLMTISPFMDTVVPVNNVTATAFLRYKDTRTQALKSSKIPPVNATSIALGFSDSLRSLNSPDYPTNVPLKVDHSLFFAIGVGVNPCATCINGTKTIADINNVSFVMPTVAMLQAHYFNKSEGVFTDDFPGKPSTPFNYTGGKPSTPFNYTGGLSNLRTENGTKVYRLEFNATVQVIIQGTSVIAPESHPTHLHGSNFFVIGKGLGNFDPLKDTKKFNLVDPVERNTVSVPTAGWTAIRFIADNPGVWFFHCHLEVHTSWGLKMAFLVEDGNGSNEKLPPPPSDLPIC; encoded by the exons ATGGCTACTTCTTGTGCtagaattcttcttcttcttgtgtttctCTCTCTGCAATATCTAGCTGAGGCAAACATTCGTCGCTACAAATTCAAT GTAGTGATGAAAAATATGACCAAGCTCTGTTCAACGAAACCAATAGTTACTATTAATGGGAAGTTCCCAGGACCAACTCTTTATGCGAGAGAAGACGATAACGTGATCGTAAACCTAACCAATAACGTCAACTACAATGTCACTATCCACTG GCATGGTGTGAAACAGCTGAGGACAGGATGGTCTGATGGACCAGCCTATATAACACAATGTCCGGTCCAACCGGGAGGAACTTTTGTCTACAATTTCACGCTCACGGGCCAACGAGGAACGCTTCTATGGCACGCCCATATCTCGTGGCTTAGAGCGACGGTTCACGGTGCTATTGTCATTCTTCCAAAACGCGGTGTACCTTACCCGTTCCCTCGGCCTCATACCGAGAGAATCATCGTTTTCG GTGAATGGTGGAACTCAGATGTTGAAGCTGTGATTAGTCAATCGACACAATCCGGTTTGCCACCAAATATCTCAGATGCTCACACCATTAACGGACTTACCGGTCAAGTCCCTGGTTGCAAGTCTCGTG GTTACACTTTACATGTCGAAACCGGGAAGAAATATCTCTTAAGGATCATCAACGCTGCAGTCAACGACGAACTTTTTTTCAAGATCGCAGGACACAACTTAACCGTCGTTGAAGTCGACGCAACCTACATTAAACCGTTTGACACCGAAACGCTTTTCTTAGGTCCGGGCCAAACAACAAACGCAATCTTGACCGCTAATCATCCCCAAGGCAACTTCTTAATGACCATTTCTCCCTTTATGGACACCGTTGTCCCTGTTAATAACGTTACCGCAACCGCTTTTTTGCGGTACAAAGACACACGGACACAAGCCTTGAAAAGTTCCAAGATCCCACCAGTAAACGCTACAAGCATTGCCCTAGGCTTCTCGGACTCTCTAAGAAGCTTAAACTCGCCAGATTATCCAACCAACGTTCCGTTAAAGGTCGATCACTCGCTGTTCTTTGCGATAGGAGTTGGCGTAAACCCGTGTGCCACGTGTATTAACGGAACCAAAACCATTGCGGACATCAACAATGTTAGCTTTGTGATGCCAACAGTGGCTATGCTTCAAGCACATTATTTCAATAAAAGTGAAGGCGTTTTCACCGATGATTTTCCAGGAAAACCCTCGACGCCGTTTAATTACACGGGCG GAAAACCCTCGACGCCGTTTAATTACACGGGCGGTTTGAGTAATCTTCGGACAGAGAACGGAACAAAAGTCTATAGACTTGAGTTTAACGCAACGGTACAAGTTATAATCCAAGGGACAAGTGTTATAGCACCAGAGAGTCATCCTACGCATCTCCATGGATCAAATTTCTTCGTGATTGGTAAAGGATTGGGGAACTTCGATCCGTTAAAGGATACTAAGAAGTTTAATCTTGTTGATCCGGTTGAGAGGAACACTGTTAGTGTCCCTACCGCAGGATGGACAGCGATAAGGTTTATAGCAGACAATCCAG GTGTTTGGTTCTTTCATTGTCACTTGGAAGTGCACACTTCTTGGGGACTAAAAATGGCGTTTCTTGTGGAAGACGGCAATGGTTCTAACGAAAAACTTCCGCCGCCTCCAAGTGATCTTCCCATATGTTAA
- the LOC104764884 gene encoding plant intracellular Ras-group-related LRR protein 9 codes for MAAEPNPKNFPVLSYVLARLPSFTTKSPSSSAVPPPFDIEQPPSSSHSMEIVTQMPQLTQPDVIASMTSAITDVAETRSILRTLGPRPDHESVDKARAKLSEIESSLSESFEDIALTDAAGKDEKRRLEMDQEKTWCESVLKLDEVHASYEKLLKEAEERLVRIYESAEKNAAEDEDNVAAVEVNEEVVGILQHASANPVDRVDLSGRKLRLLPEAFGRIQGLLVLNLSNNKLEAIPDSIAGLHSLVELDVSTNSLETLPDSIGLLSKLKVLNVSTNKLSVLPDSICRCGSLVILDVSFNRLTYLPTNIGLDLVNLEKLLIQYNKIRSFPTSIGEMRSLKHLDAHFNELHGLPDTFVLLANLEYLNLSSNFSDLKDLPAPFGDLISLQELDLSNNQIHALPDSFGTLERLTKLNVEQNPLVVPPKEVVKEGVEAVKKYMGQRRIRMLEEEEKMKMEKEMEQANAGWLTRTTSKLKTYVADVSEYLGSPTFRDPYLEREL; via the exons ATGGCGGCAGAACCTAACCCTAAGAACTTCCCTGTCCTCTCTTACGTCCTGGCTCGTCTCCCTTCTTTCACCACCAAATCCCCTTCCTCCTCCGCCGTTCCTCCTCCCTTCGATATCGAGCAACCACCATCATCTAGCCACTCGATGGAGATCGTCACTCAGATGCCTCAATTAACACAACCAGATGTTATCGCTTCCATGACCAGTGCGATCACTGACGTCGCCGAGACTCGATCCATCCTCCGAACACTAGGACCTAGACCCGATCACGAGTCAGTCGACAAGGCTCGTGCTAAGCTCTCGGAGATCGAATCTTCCTTATCTGAATCCTTTGAGGACATCGCGCTTACCGACGCGGCTGGGAAAGATGAGAAGAGGAGACTTGAGATGGATCAGGAGAAGACTTGGTGTGAGTCTGTTTTGAAGCTTGATGAGGTTCATGCTTCGTATGAGAAGCTTTTGAAAGAAGCAGAGGAGAGGCTTGTTAGGATTTATGAGTCTGCTGAGAAGAATGCTGCCGAGGATGAGGATAATGTTGCCGCCGTTGAGGTTAATGAGGAGGTTGTGGGGATACTGCAGCACGCTTCCGCTAATCCGGTTGATCGGGTTGATTTGTCTGGGAGGAAGCTGAGATTGCTTCCTGAGGCATTTGGGAGGATTCAAGGGCTGCTTGTTCTTAACCTCTCCAACAATAAGCTTGAG GCGATTCCTGATTCAATAGCTGGATTGCATAGTCTTGTTGAACTGGATGTCTCCACGAATTCTCTGGAGACATTACCTGATTCTATCGGTTTACTCTCCAAACTGAAAGTCCTGAATGTTTCAACCAACAAGCTCTCTGTTTTGCCTGATTCCATCTGCCGGTGTGG GTCATTGGTTATCTTGGACGTGAGCTTCAACCGTCTCACCTACTTACCCACCAACATCGGACTTGACCTAGTGAATCTAGAAAAGCTCTTGATCCAGTATAACAAGATCCGCTCCTTCCCTACCAGTATAGGTGAAATGAGATCCCTAAAACACCTTGACGCCCACTTCAATGAACTGCATGGCCTTCCTGATACTTTCGTGTTGCTAGCAAACCTTGAGTACTTAAACCTAAGTAGCAACTTCAGTGACCTCAAGGATCTCCCTGCCCCATTCGGCGACCTCATAAGCCTCCAAGAACTCGACTTGAGTAACAACCAAATCCATGCCCTCCCAGATAGTTTTGGCACTCTCGAAAGGCTGACCAAACTGAACGTGGAGCAGAACCCACTCGTGGTCCCACCCAAGGAAGTGGTGAAGGAAGGTGTGGAAGCTGTGAAGAAGTACATGGGTCAGAGAAGGATCAgaatgttggaagaagaagagaagatgaaaatggagaaggagatggagCAGGCAAACGCTGGGTGGCTCACACGAACCACATCTAAACTGAAAACTTATGTGGCAGACGTTTCAGAGTATCTCGGATCGCCAACTTTTCGAGACCCTTACCTTGAGCGAGAGCTATAA